The Manduca sexta isolate Smith_Timp_Sample1 chromosome 15, JHU_Msex_v1.0, whole genome shotgun sequence genome includes the window TCAATTCGGAAGCGCCAATGATTTTGATCCTTTAAAgtggtttaattttgttaattaatttgtcgGTTTTGCTAGAGTTTGTGACGCGCCAGGGTATGAAGTTTTAATTGCGATAGTCGcattgtaatgtttattgtgattcattgcttttgttttggagatcagcaaaaaatatatattatagcgtTACGAAATCCATCAAAACTATTGATTGGAGTATTGTAAAACACCGCAAGATGgagacttaaatatattttagaaactatgattgtaaattatggcagattattattatgaaaattactttttcgtAGTgtgggaataaaaaaaatgttaattagaaTTTAATCTTGAATAGTTTGATATGAAAATGTTCAAACgacttttgtaaataattaaacagcTATTACATTAGCAAAACTAGTTTGAACAATTCAATCTGGTTCTTGATTCGGGTCGCGAAACTCGACAGAACTAACTATAACAGCTAccgcaatttaattaaaacaataattgtcgATGCCATGCAATCAGAATCGGTCACAATCTATAATAGTATCTACTGTTTAAAGCTTAAGAATGTTTTTTGAAACGTGCTAATTGCAGGatctaaaccgattttgtttttgtttcactAAAATTACTCCTAAAACGACATTAGGTACTCCTGCtactataagctactttttatcccagaaaagtatttatctcagaaaaaaaaTTTCACGCGGGCGGGGCCGCAGCAAAAAGGTTaagtttaaagttataaatataactcgTAATATTCTACTGTGAACGACTATCCGCGTttattttctggaataaaatgcTATACTATTTAGATCTATGATCAATTGGATTCTCTATACTATTTAGTtgaagtatttgttagaactgttaaaggacattgtagtcagtgtaactactgaacataataagacttaacatcgcatatcacaggatggcgagcgcagtggaatatcaaacaatactttgtaattcaaggtgttggatggtgtttctactgtttttgggcggtcgtatcgcttaccatcaggcgtatagcaagctcgtctcgtcattcaaagcataaaaaaatgaCTCGTGAACGTAGCTCGATCGTAAGTAGTAATAATATGACgcaaaacattttcaatgcttacatattttttaagaactgataaaaaatacattataatctatttgttaagataaaaattaatctTACTTATTACGATTAATCAATTACATTACACGAAAATGTTAGTGTTGATATAATAGGAATTTAGAGAAACCATTCCAATTTCAGAGACTGTTTGAAGGTCCTACCTAGCAAAACAGCGCTCTTACCGCagtttagaagctatctattcgtCATTTGTTATAGATAtcgtaaaaaaatgtaacaaatttctacaatatattatcaatactgtgcttgtttaaatatttttataatatggatataGTGTAACCTGTAGATACCTTCATAAGGTAATCATACGCTCTTATACTGAATACCATTGTATTAACTAATGAtatcactaataaaaaaaaatcataatgcaaatgccatttaaattacTGATCCATGCATCtcaacacacataattttaattaccaaccaacactattagacattttaataatgaaCATTTCGGtagtttaaacatttaaaaatgaattacaatacatattttaaaaaaataattcggtAATCATTAAACATTTCCACCTATAACTCGCGCGTCACTATGTACTACCATAATCATTGATGTCTCAGTATTCCaatggccgtcctgagccgaggttcgtaacccgttcaTGGGTtaccctcagcatggtcgcttaattttcaagggttgcgagtgcCTAAACCGCTCATCCAAAAGTCAGGTGTGTTTGTAGCCTACCCTTAACGGGCTAAAAATGTAgtcagataaaaaaatgtacggAACGTATAGTTCAAGGCCGTTCGCTCGGAGTAGAGTTTTTAACAACAGACGCTCattataagatatatattataatgtaaatttgtatagatagaatttaaaattgtatataatttaacacAATATACGTAATATCTAGAaagatcttatttttatttacttcaacTGGTAGACATGCGTCATCGGAATGTTAACtacttactttatataaaaaaatggtaacgGTCTTTTAGAATTGTCTACGGACAATATTATCATAGATGTCGGTATcttagactttttttttatttccttcaaGTAGTTTGTTCGAAGTTGTATGTAAAATAACGAAATGCCAATGTTTTCCATAGTCtacatctaaaataaattaaatgaatacccaacacaaaaagccacattcatttttatctatttttaacagACCTTTAAAACgataatagaatatattatataattaatgttaacaGATCGAATAAAACTTGAGTATTAAATAGAGGTCTTTTGTACGCGACAATCCGTCTGGGTTGGTACTATCGTTGTGTATTTTGATAAACAACAGTGCGTATTATTCAAGCACTTTTATTGTCTGTTTTAAAGAGCATTGTCGGTTATTTAATTAGCACATAACATCGTAATAAATGCACACACTCTTTTTATCCCAAAGGCGTAGATAGAGGCGTAACTGGTAACCAATTTTCGCTGTGTGtattcagtcccatgatgtgataggccgAGCCTATCATCATACcgagcacaaattttagacttagaacccgagacttcagcactgcagttgtaccgtaatacaactacgccaccaaggcattagtaatatttatttatatattactagcttaaaataatattaacattaatgtaatattattaatattcatattactcTAAGGTCCAAtccaatccgttcagtagttttttcgtgaaagaggaacaaacatacatacatccatacatccatcctcacaaattttcgcatttattatataagtacgaTATACTACATAGAATTCACATGCATTATTAAACTAGTTTAAAAGTAGTATTGCCACCGTTAATAGTCAAGCATACCGAACCACAAACTCGTTGttaagttatacaaaaaaagtaatttgcGCAATGTACAGAATTTTAATATGGTATACTGAACCATAAAAGGAACACGAACAACTAGCGCGGTATTTATCTTTAAGTGCACGTTCCTAATTGTCGTTTACTGATGCGCGAGGACGATATGAATTTGCGACTAGAGCGGTCGTGTTGGGTCATTTATCGCGTATACTTTATAGAGTAAAGACTGCACAATGTTGTTCGTTTTACTAGTGATTGTGTTTACGTGTTTATATTACTATGGAGTGCGTACATTCGATTATTGGAAAAAGAAAGGTGTTAAACATGACCCACCCCTACCTTACTTCGGGAATAACTTGAAACAGTTTATGCAACAAGCGAGCATGTGCATGATGGCCACGGaggtttacaaaaaatatcctgAAGAGAAAGTAGTTGGGTTCTACAGAGGCACCAGCCCCGAGTTGGTGGTACGTGACccggaaataataaaaagagtTCTTGTCACAGATTTCAATTGCTTCTACGCGCGAGGTTTCAACCCTCATAAGAAAGTAATTGAGCCGCtcttgaaaaatgtattttttgccGACGGAGATTTGTGGAAACTGATCAGACAAAGATTTACACCCGCATTCAGTACGGGAAAATTGAAGGCCATGTTTCCATTAATTACAGAAAGAGCGGAGAAATTACAGGTCCTCGCCGAAGATATTGTTGACGAAGAATATTACGATGTCCGAGAGCTTATGGCGAGATATACGACTGATTTTATTGGGGTCTGCGGTTTCGGTATTAATATGGACACAATGTCCGACGACAATTCGCAATTTCGACGACTCGGTAAGAGGATTTTTGAAAGAAATTTCAGAGACGGTGTTTGTGGTGCCCTTAAATTAATGTTCCCAGAGCTGTGTAAAAATTTAACATTGCTGTCACCAGAATTAGAGATATCTATGGTCAAATTAGTGCAAAGTGTACTAAGAGACAGGAACTATAAACCCTCCGGTAGGAACGATTTTATCGACCTCATGCTTGAATTAAAAGAGAAAGGGAAAATTATTGGTGAATCGATAGAATCAAGGAACCCTGACGGCTCAAAGAAAATTGTTGAACTTGAAATGGATGATTTACTTATGACTGCTCAAGCGTTTGTATTTTTCGGAGCTGGTTTTGAAACATCATCTACTGCATCCAGTTACACATTGCACCAGTTAGCTTTCAATCCGGATTGCCAAAAAAAAGTGCAACAAGAGATCGATACAGTATTAgcgaaatataataacaaattaacataCGAAGCTGTTAAGGAGATGCATTACTTAGAAATGGCATTTTACGAAGCAATGAGGATGTATCCTTCTGTCGGTTATTTAATTAGAGAGTGTACTGTACCAGAATACACAATTCCAGAAATAAATCTTACGATAAATGAAGGTGTGAAATTGATGATTCCCATGCAGGCTATTCATAAGGATGAGAAATATTTCAGAGACCCTGAGAATTTTGACCCCGAGCGTTTCCAAGACGGCGCCAAGGAGGATATTAAAAACTTCGTATTTTTACCCTTTGGAGAAGGCCCAAGGGCGTGTGTCGGTAAGTTAAGTTTTTATCTTGGCTCTAAAAATTTCTTTTGCTACTTGACGGTTGGTGTAATGCTGTCTAAAAGTTACGAAACTAAATTAAGTTTTAGTGTCCGTAATATTTGCTTTGGTGGCGAAAACTGGTTATAAATTTACTTACTTACGCAATACCAGTCGGCCAAGTTATGccacattttttaaacatatactCATTAATGTAGAATATAATCTAGTTACTAGGtattaaaatgttgtatttttattttattt containing:
- the LOC115451090 gene encoding cytochrome P450 6B5; translation: MLFVLLVIVFTCLYYYGVRTFDYWKKKGVKHDPPLPYFGNNLKQFMQQASMCMMATEVYKKYPEEKVVGFYRGTSPELVVRDPEIIKRVLVTDFNCFYARGFNPHKKVIEPLLKNVFFADGDLWKLIRQRFTPAFSTGKLKAMFPLITERAEKLQVLAEDIVDEEYYDVRELMARYTTDFIGVCGFGINMDTMSDDNSQFRRLGKRIFERNFRDGVCGALKLMFPELCKNLTLLSPELEISMVKLVQSVLRDRNYKPSGRNDFIDLMLELKEKGKIIGESIESRNPDGSKKIVELEMDDLLMTAQAFVFFGAGFETSSTASSYTLHQLAFNPDCQKKVQQEIDTVLAKYNNKLTYEAVKEMHYLEMAFYEAMRMYPSVGYLIRECTVPEYTIPEINLTINEGVKLMIPMQAIHKDEKYFRDPENFDPERFQDGAKEDIKNFVFLPFGEGPRACVGARLGQMQSMAGIAALLHKFSVEPAACSLKNPLPEPTGIVSEGFIGGLPLKLRRR